The genomic interval tccttcttttcctgtTTATTGTGAAAAATTGTTATGTCGCCGGCTCTCTATCCCTAAGTGGCAGAgggtcgatcttctatacttatTTGGTCTAAGCCCTGTCAAGCCcgatacacaaggctctttaggtaaaattcTGCTTCTTTCTTAttgatttttactaactaaaacacTTTCTTCCCTCTATGTAGTGGACAGTTTCTATTCGGCGTTAATCGATGAAGAACTGCGTCTGGAAGAGGATACACTTCGCGCAAAAGAGCAAGAACTTCTTGCTGTCATTACTCCGCCACCTATAGTTGAAGATCCGATTCCCCTGGTTGAAGTGTCGAGCTCTCAGGTGGTTCCTGAGGCTCCCGAAGGCCTCCCTGCAGAAACTCCTGTTGTTTCTTTGCCAACTATTTCTTCATCAGTGGCTGTAGCTCCTTCAACAGCCACTCCCCTTCCTATCATTGAGCTTACTTCTCCTGTGGGCTCCGATAAGTCAATAGTTGAAGTTGCTCCCGGCAAACGCCGAGGCGCAAACTTTCTAGggctcctcctcccaaaaggagactcATCCTTTCCTCCGAAGAATTGATCTCTGAAGACTTTGCTTCTACTgcccttccttctgatgagctcaCTTTGGCTGACATTtatccttctcttattttctcttCTTCACCTTCCTCTAGTACCACTGTTCCCGGTGGCACTTCTTTCACCTTTCCAACATCTATGCCCACATCTGGATCTTTACCCTTTTTGCCTTCTTCTTATCTAGTTTTTGCTCCCCCTTCTATTACAACTTCTTTTTCTACGGGCTCCTCTACCATTCCCGTCCTCCCTATCTTACTGGGAGGTTCTTTTGCTAATGCCTGGGAAAAAATTCATTCTCTTTTTGGGGAGCTCTCCTCTCCTGAGGCAATTGATCGATTTTCTAACAAGGAAACCCAGGTATGTTTATCaaagtttatttattatttgCCTTTTACTATTTTATGATCCTTTATCATGTTCCCAGTGATGGCTAGAGAATATGGGCCTGTCTCGGTTGATGCATAACTTATACGACGAGAACAAGAAGTTGAAGCAACAGGTTGCTGAGATGTCTTCTGCTAGAGTTTCAGAAGAGTCCAAGAAGCAATATGAATCTCAAATTGAAAGCCTTTAGTTGCAATTCCAATCGGCTACAGATCTTAACAAGGAATTAGCTTCCAAATTAGAGAATCAAACGGCTGAACTTAACAAAATAAAGTCTAATTATGAATCTGCACTAGCTGATAAACTCAAGGCTTTACACCTGAAAGATGATGAAATAGCTTCTTTGAATACTTCTTTGGACACAGTTAAAGCAAAGGCATCTATCAAAGACGCTGAGCTGAAAACTTCCCAAACGGCTTTAGTAGTCTACAAGGCTGGTGAGGGCACCCGCTTCAAGGGGCGAGCTACCATCTTGATCCAATCTCCAGAGTTCAACAAGCCCATCGTAAAGTCTATCCTAGCAGCCTACACTATTGGAGCTGAAGGGGCGGTGCAGCAATTACGAGAAGAAGGCTTCTTATCTTGCGATCCTCCTCCTAACTTCTTGAACCGACGTAAACTTCTTGATAACAGGCCTGCCGATCTGTTTCCCCAGTTAACGATAGAGTGATtttcttagttgaatttaaatcattgtaAGGTTGACTAGAATTTGTGATAACAATTTATGTGAAGTTAAACTTCTATCTTTATTATTAAATCTATTCCTTCTTGTGGTGGTTGTTTGTTTTATCTAAGTATGTCAAATGTCGCTTGGGTTGCTACTATAAAACTTCACTCAATATACTATAATACCCTTCATTTCAGTCGATCTATCTTGACAGGTCGATGCAGACTAGTGTTTACAAATATCGTCTGGTACTTTATAGTTAACTAAGTCCCGTTCGATTTAATGCGGTCTGTCGTAATATTATTAATATCATTCGGTTTATTATAACCGGTCAATTTATACTTGTATTTATGAATATCATCTAGCGCATTATACTTAACCAGATTTCATCTGATTCATTATGGTGAGCACCACTTAACTTACCCTTATAAATCTCAAATCCACATATTAGAATAGTATTCATCTCGGCCAGTCTATCGTAACTAACTGATTCATACTTATGTTTACAAGTCCCGTCTGATAGTTTCTAATCGAGTCCCGTTTGATATGCTAATTTCGATATCAATTGGTTTACTATACCTGGTCGATATATCCTTATGTGGGAACATATCGACTGACGCCTTATACTTAACTAAATCTCGTCCGGTTCATTATGCCTGTCCGGGTTTATTGTTTTACTCAAATAGATAATCTGAAATTATTTTATCAATCTAGTACCTGACCGATTTTCCCccatatttgtttgattctctcAAGAATCAAGCCTATATCGAGAGAAACTTGTTCATGTTTCCCGAGGAAGATTGCCAAACTTAACATCTTTTTCTTGGAattcatccttctttttgaattcgatTTTATCCTTTGGTGACATTACCTCTTTATGACGGTTATGATTCCGGGTACTCTTGCTTATTGGATTCATACTCTTTCTTTCTATACCCACTTTTATACTTAAATTCTATACGAACTACCtttgatattattattttatatacccTTATGCTTTCAGGTTTCTCCTTTTTccggttcttcttcctctcctgttTAAGGGTTTTTGGGTATAAGGCCTTGAGGAAAAAAGAAAGAGGTTCGAAATGCTATCTTCTTCTTTTTTAATATCCCTACCTTCTCCCTTGTTTGCTTTCCTTCTGTTGTTCCGCCATGGCCACTTCTTCCCCTGCATGGTTCCTTTCGTGCGCTTCCGATCTCATAGAAACAGAGGAGGTGGATTTACAAATGAGCTATGGTTTTCCTTCATATATAGTTCACCCTGCCCCCTAGGATAGCCCACATCTTCCTCCTctggggtgtatatctatctttcgggaccaagttctacaaggtttttgattccctcttcatcccttttttccCGATGTTAGCATCTACTTTAATATTCCTCTTAATCAATTTATCCCTCAGTcttttctatccttatgggtttcATTGGAGTgtctaaactgctagattttcctctatcccctagtctttttcatcacttcttcgctTCGCGCCAAGTAGACATCGATGTCTTCAAATTTTAGTCTCGCCCTAAGACTATTTTGTacaaccgaattcctcctcaaggggaatggcgtcacaaatttttctttatgtgtctcccttctcctcccccTTTTCCTgtccaatggatatatgatctacctccagttcctagtaccaacaatctcctcaatgatccctcCGTTTCTTTCGCTTTATCCAAACTGAAGGGGGATAAATTCAACTTATCCTCCTTGATTGTGGAGGGCTTGATGTTCCCTTTTGGAATAAGCAACATTGACACTCCCCTGGATGACTCTTTTGGTATGTCTAAACATTTTGAACTACATTTACCAATTGGTATATCTCCTCTATAATGATGCCCAATTCTTATGTTTCAGCGGatgctcttcttcttgctgtcatgtataagaaccctactatgactaagtcttttctgAATAATCTCAGAGAAAAATGGCTACAAGCTCGTCGAGCTAATCTCACTTCCTCTACCCTGGTCTTGTTGTCTaaagaagagcaaaaagaaaagctgttgcagctatggaagaggaagaggaacaaccttttATTGCCTTAGTCAAGAAACTCAGGCTTACTGAGGATGTTCCTTTTAGCGACCTCTTTGGTACCTTTGTACAAGCTCCCCTcgttccggcgcctatttcttttgagagaggtaagacacCCATGTCCCCTACCCACATTATCTCCAATcattctcttaggatgatgagaccagCTCTACTCATCCCCTCCTCTTCTGTTATTATTTCAGcttcttctgcttctgagatgacTGTTATCCCCTCTGTATCCCCTCAACCTCTTGCATTGGCTTTGCCTCCTCTGGCTTCTGGGCCAAGAGctaaacgaacaccttgccggagatcctcTCCAATTCCAGGGCCCTCAGCAATCCATGCTTCAGCAACTggatcaactcttcttgcatcacCACCTTCCGTCCCCTCTGGTTCTTCCTCTATTGCTCTTGTCTCCactacttctttcccttctattgcATCTTCCTCTGTCATTCCCAGTTTAACTACTCCCCtcatttctcttccttcttcttccacacGACCCTCTTCTCCTTCTACCTCAGTTCCCCCACCCTTATTCAGACAAGCCGTGGGTCTACCTTCCCAAATGGGACAAGCTTCTGATCCCCCTAGTTATGGTTCTATTCAGCTACAAGGcctattggctgaatcttggctacataGCCAAGAGCAATTAAGGAGCATCAATCTTTTGAATCGGGTGGACAATCACAGTCGCCAAGCTATTGCCGTAAGTATTCTTAATTATgggttactaccttcctgtcatTCTTTCTAaccatattattattttatttagttcCTTGCTTCAAGTCTTCACATAGATCAGCTACTTATGGCTCAAGACCGGGAAAAGGGCCAGTTAAAAGCTCAAATAGAAACATTGAAAGTTGCTTCTCCTCTTTCTCACACTGATATAACTCAATTGCACAAGAAGGTGGCCTCACAGGATCAACAGCTAGAGGCTATGAAGAAAGAATTACAGGAGTTACAGCAGTcactgaaagacaaagagcttgacAGGAGAACCTTAGAGCTACAAGTGGATCGGTTACATTCTGGTCTCCGGCTGAAAATTGCTTTGAAGGAAAAATCTCTCttagatgtttctcataaaagccttgttttagataaagtagagaggcttcataatgtttgtctttctgaacaagctcaagatTCAGCCTCACATGATTTtgctattctacaggaacaagaacaaagaaaggctcaagatgtcgAGCTATCATCACTCCAAAAAGCATTGGAACAACTTAAACTGGAGAAAGacactctcaaagatcaagcTGCTAAAATACAagctgaattttaaaattataaggagcatgaggaaaACCGATGGGAAGAGAGACGCCTAGCTTATCTAAAGTGTCCGACGTTTGTTAAGGAATATGTTTGTCGAATCGTAGgggctttaaatcattctgtgtcagggattcttcaacaactgaaagagggtggttatctacctagaGAACCTCCCCTTTATTCATAAACCGTCGCAGACTCAACCAAGAATTACCCGAAGATTTAACGAGTCATTTTGAATAAACATGGTTATGTATCTGAAAAGGCTGATAGTTAAAAGACTTGCAATGAAAAAGATTTGTAATGAAAAGACTTGCAATGAAAAGACTTGTAATTGAAAATCTGTAATTAAGTAGCTGCAATATTAAGAGAAAATTTGGTATTTACCTGTCCTTCTTGGCTTGTGTTAGTTTGACATTGCTTCCCTTGAAATGCTTCTGAGGACCAAGAATTAGTAATATCTTCATTGATCATATAATTTTGACTAGTGAAATCTCCTATAATCTCTTTGAACTTCAATCAAGTAGGCGTGTACAGAGTTCCATTCATACTTCAGAAGAGCATGTAATTCCGAGAGATTCTATATGAAGAATTTCATGGAATTTCTGGGCTTTAGTTGAGTACAACCTTCCGAGTAATTTTAAATAAAGAGCTCCATATGATCGGACCTCCAGATAGGGAacgtaattttgaaagattatatgcatatatatatacagaatccTCCTTGAATCTCAATCTGGAGTGTAATACCacatgatttttatgaagaaaTCCACACAATTTTGAATTTCCACTAATAATACAATCCCGATCgattatgcttttatgatagtttaaagtctccggttcctcccatgaagacccgtccgggttacttcatgaaatttcctgatcgactgtgcttttatgatagtttaaagtctctggttcctcccatgaagacccgtccaggttacttcatgaaatttcccgatcgactatgcttttatgatagtttaaagtctccggttcctcccatgaagacccgtccgggttacttcatgaaatttcccgatcgactatactttgatgatagtttaaagtctccggttcctcccatgaatacacatccgagttacttcatgagattttccgatcgactgtaTTTTGATGattgtttaaagtctccggttccaccCATGAatacccgtctgagttacttcatgagatttcccgatcgactgtgcttttatgatagtttaaagtctccggtacttcccatgaagacccgtccgggttacttcattaaatttcccgatcgactgtgcttttaagatagtttaaagtctccagttcctcccatgaagacccgtccgggttacttcatgaaatttcccgatcgactgtgcttttatgatagtttaaagtctccggttcctcccattaagatccgcccgagttacttcatgaaattttccgatcgactgtactttgatgatagtttaaagtctttggttcctcccatgaataccCGTCTGAGTTAATTCATgaaattttccgatcgactatactttgatgatagtttaaagtctctggttcctcccatgaatacccgttcgagttacttaatgagatttcccgatcgactgtattttgatgatagtttaaagtctccggttcctcccataaataccctgttggatcgtgagagttcgatagagggggggggggtgaatatcgattcgaaaaacaactttgaaaagagttaagcgcagcgaaatttaaaagaacagacacagtaattttacttcgttcggagcctgtgacgactcttactcgaaggcccgtactccgtgagtactttcgatgggcaatcactatcaattcgaatgatgattacaaaataattaagtacaggaattgacagaaataaaataccgacaagagaagaagaattagacttaagaaagcgctttgtcggaatagcctcacggcgtcgcaggagcgtagagcagcagagcaagtagTAGATTCTTAGTTGATGAATTgatattgaagctccacccctggggcttcttttatatgctgctccgggtgcttggatcccttccgggcgccctggtgcgacgtggcaagtctaatcagcgaactccacgtggcgacgactcggcttggataaaacTTTCCTCCGGGCGCCCaaaggcgctcggatcccttccgagcgcccggatcccttccgggcgctccgacctccgggcgcctggatcctctccgggcgcctggacccctcttctccagaaagtccttctcctgcaagaaaatgttagtccgaggcaaatataccctgcaacaaagattgttagcacagtcttatagataagcaaagtgagtatgaattagcaaaaagagtatgacttagatttcgtctttccgagaccggaatctagtcacgatctcgacttagatatccaaaatagatctaagccggatcgacgcctaatgttcccttcctgggaacgcatcctcgtagtcactcccctcaagtgacttacctcacttacctgccagacgtctggtcagcccttcgacccgtctggacttcgtgccaagcgtccggtcagcccgtcgacccgcttggacttcttgccagctatccggtcagcccgtcgacctagatggacttcttgccaagcgtccggtcagctcatcgacccgcttggacttcgtgccagctatccggtcagcccgtcgacctagctgggcttcgtgccagacatctggtcagcccgtcgacctgtctggatttctcctgcacactcgatcaaagtgttagacaacaacaaactaacttaacctgatttgtcattcatcaaaatctgagttagaccgttagtgctacccgcaccaacaatctccccctttttgatggaatgacaacctggttaagttagtgaaacagATGCAAGAAAAAGTAAGTAAAAACGAGTAAatggtttttaagttaagttttgtgttttcaaattggtttagctaacttaaccacctaaccctccccctttgtcattcatcaaaaaaactAATGTCAAGTAAGTataaatacagacttcagacaaagtagaaaataatgtcaagttaacctaagggagtttaaacttttgaaaacttgtttaaagcattagcttttagcttttagaaaaatagctaagtttagatagtctaattgtcaaacataagtgtataagttctaaatttcaagatcaagttttaaattttcaaaacaggtttcaactttgaaatgcttttcaaacataagttttcaaaatcaaaattccaaaactaagtttgaaaaatctattttttaaaattgattgaaatttatttttcaacacgaagtttgtaaaagattcaattttcaaaattaaggaaaataattttgagaagttTAGTTTgtgaacttaagttttgaaaaatctaatttccataattttcaataacaaagtaattttttaaaactaatttttgtaaaatttaacttttaaatcaaattatcaaaattaagtaaaatcaaattttaagaactagatttttaatttcaattttaaaaactaagttaaatttaattttcagaatcaattttcaataaaaagtaaaacccaattcttaaaaataacttagtttacttaattttataagagttagttttcaaaaataggtttaagaaatttttaagaaaacatttttcaaacacaaagtttaaaatattttaaataaagggaaaattttaattgactCCTCCCcggaacctgacataaaattttgaaaatatttgctaaaaatattcaaagtagaactttttttttttaaattgaggtagaattttctagagagattttaaagagaagattaaaaaataacacttaaaaaataaacctccccctgaatttgatactcctttaatttattaatcctccttatttataactcccccttaatataatgttaaggtttgagtgtgttaaatttcaagccctaacatatttgtctacctaagtgttctaggggatttggtaacacttatattatttacatatttatctctgtatccttgatataattgtttatttgagattgattaatcaataattaatattagattcaggcgcttaagctttagtttaaggttaaatacgaTAAGATttcattaattcaataacagttaaccattatcaataatttattgattaattttttacttgatttaataatttaatacttatttaaaatgatttaacctttgtcttaattaattgaattggttaATAAACGTATTAGTTAAAATTTGagtttttcatttacttccttttaagttggatttccttagtttgaagttagcatgaagttaaagttattaaacatagttaagtaaggtttaattagttttttttatatatatatataaggtcaTATCTAATTTAAAGTAAATGTTTGAAGTTTTtactttaattatttatttttaattatttgttaaaatttcagttttaaatttcatttttaatttaagccttaaattttattttaagttaatttaacttttaattctaagatataatttaagttttaaagttataattaacttaagtCTATTAGTTTTAGAATGACTTTTAGtcctttaatttttaaaaagaatttttcaataatttttaaaagtttttttttaaaatgatttgtaaaagagtttttaaaatgattttaaaagagtttttaaaagttttaaaataattttttaaagtctttaaaatgatttttaaaataatttaaaaagtatttttaaaatgatttttaaaagtttttaaaataatttttaaagaatttttaataagatttttaaagaatttttaaaataaatttaaaaataatttttaaagaatttttaaaattatttttaaagaatctttaaaatagtttttaaagaatttttaaaatatatttttaaagaatttacaaaaatagatttttaaagaatttttaaaatagatttttaaagaattttcaaaatagatttttaaagaatttttaaaatattttttaaggaatttttaaaatagatttttaaagaattttttaaaatagtttttgaagaattttcaaaataatttttaaagaatttttaaaatagtttttaaagaatttttaaatagattttcaaagaatttacaaaatagatttttaaagaatttttaaaatagatttttaaagaatttttaaaatatatttttaaagaattttcaaaattatttttaaagaattcacaaaatag from Zingiber officinale cultivar Zhangliang chromosome 6B, Zo_v1.1, whole genome shotgun sequence carries:
- the LOC121990949 gene encoding uncharacterized protein LOC121990949, producing MEEEEEQPFIALVKKLRLTEDVPFSDLFGTFVQAPLVPAPISFERGKTPMSPTHIISNHSLRMMRPALLIPSSSVIISASSASEMTVIPSVSPQPLALALPPLASGPRAKRTPCRRSSPIPGPSAIHASATGSTLLASPPSVPSGSSSIALVSTTSFPSIASSSVIPSLTTPLISLPSSSTRPSSPSTSVPPPLFRQAVGLPSQMGQASDPPSYGSIQLQGLLAESWLHSQEQLRSINLLNRVDNHSRQAIAFLASSLHIDQLLMAQDREKGQLKAQIETLKVASPLSHTDITQLHKKVASQDQQLEAMKKELQELQQSLKDKELDRRTLELQVDRLHSGLRLKIALKEKSLLDVSHKSLEQEQRKAQDVELSSLQKALEQLKLEKDTLKDQAAKIQAEF